The region CGCCGGCGCTGGGCCTGTCATGGGCGGCCAAGTGACGGGGGCACCgacccctttctccttcccaaaaCGAGCCCACGTCCTGTTCCCACCGCCTCGGGAAGAAGGCCTGGGCTTCCCCTCCTTTCTCGACCCTGACCGCCACTTTCTGTCGGCCTTCCGCCGAGAGGAGTCACCGCGGATGCCGGGGGGCGCCCTGGAGCTGCACGCTGGGATGCGGCCACTGTCACGGCGGCTGGACACCGAGGCCGGACCAGGCGGGGAACTCTCGGGCCCGCGGGGCTTCCTTCAGGCACGGCACCTAGAGATGGATGCCTTCAAGAGGCACAGCTATGCGGCCGCAGACGGCATGGGCGCCGTGGAGAATTTCGCAGCCGCACGGCAGGTGTCGCGACAGACGTTCCTCAGCCACGGTGATGACTTCCGCTTCCAGACCAGCCATTTCCACCGCGACCAGCTCTACCAGCAGCATTACCAGTGGGACCCGCAGCTTGCCCCCGCACGTCCACAGGGCCTGTTCGAGAAGCTGCGCGCCGGCCGCCCTGGCTTCACCGACCACGATGACTTCACCCTGGGCGCTGGGCCACGCTTCCCTGAGGTCAGCCCAGACGGACACCAGCGGCTGGACTACGTGCCGTCCAGTGCGTCGCGGGAGGTGCGCCATGGCTCGGACCCCGCCTTCGGGCCTGGGCCCCGTGGTCTGGAACCCGGCGGGGCCCCACGCCCCAATCTGGGCCAGCGCTTCCCTTGCCAGGCGGCAACAAGGCTAGGCCCAGAGATTGGGCCCGAGGCAGAGCCGGAGCGCAGGGGCGGGCCCGAGGGGCGGGCGGGACTGCGACACTGGCGCCTGGCCTCTTACCTGAGCGGCTGCCACGGTGAGGACGCGGGTGACGAGGGCCTGCCTGCACCCATGGAGGCCGAGGCCTATGAAGACGATGTGCTGGTTTCTGGGGGCCGGGTGGCCGCCGGGGACCTACTTCCCTCAGCCTTCCGCAGCAGTGGTGGGGATGGCCCAGATCGCgagggcctggaggaggcaggccttACCAAACAGGATTCTTTCCGCTCGCGCTTGAACCCGCTGATTCAGCGCAGCTCTCGGCTGCGCTCCTCGCTCATCTTCAGTGCCTCGCAGGCTGAGGGGACGGGCGGGGCTGCAGCAGCCACCACGGAAAAGGTGCAACTGCTGCACAAGGAGCAGGCGGTCAGCGAGATGGTGGGGTCCAGTGGCGAGGCTGTGCGCTCTGCTGCCTCCACCAAGGTGGCCGAGCTCCTGGAGAAGTACAAGGGCCCGTCTCGAGatcccggcggcggcggcggcggcggcggcggcgtgggGGCCTCAGTCACAGTGGCCAGCCATAGCAAAGCTGTCATGTCCCAGGCGTGGCGGGAGGAGGTGTCGGTGCCTGGTGGCACAGGGGGTGAGCGCCGCAGCCTGGAAAGCTGCCTGCTGGACCTGCGCGACTCCTTCACACAGCGGCTTCACCAGGAGGCTGAGCGGCAACCGGGAGCTGCCACTCTCACTGCCACCCAGCTGCTCGACACCCTGGGTCGGAGCGGCAGCGGCACAGACCGGCTGCCTTCCCGCTTCCTCTCTGCCCAGGGCCACTCCACCTCCCTGCAAGGGCAAGACGGCCCCCCACCAGAGGGGCCTGGAGCGCACCAAGCACCCCACTCTGAGCCAAAAGGGAGTCCCACCTCAGCCTACCTAGAGCAGAAGGGGGGTCCCACGCCTGGGTTCCCCACCCGCAGAGGCAGCCCCACCACAGCATTCACCGAGCAGAAAGGGAGCCCCACCTCTGTCTATCCTGAGCGCAAGGACAGCCCTGTGCCTCCCGTCCCGGAGCGCAGGGGCAGCCCGGTGCCCCCTGTGCCAGAGCGCAGGTGCAGCCCAGTACCCCCTGTGCCAGAGCGCAGAGGCAGCCtcacccttcccctctctggggagTCTCCGAAGACCGGGCCCACAGAGGAGGCGGCCGGCGGTCCCATGGAAGTTTTGCGCAAGGGTTCCGTGCGGCTGCGGCAGCTGCTGAGCCCCAAGGGTGAACGGCGCACAGAGGATGAGGGCAGCTTCCCAGCTCCGCAGGAGAACGGGCAGCCTGAGAGCCCCCGGCGCCCATCTCTGGGCCGGGTTGACAGCACAGAGGCCACAACGGGAGATGAGCGGGGCCCGCGGGGACGCGTGGCCTCGGCCACAGCTAACTGCCTTGTACAGCAGCAACCTGCGGGACGACACAAAAGCCATTCTGGAGCAGATCAGCGCCCACGGCCAGAAGCACCGGGGaggcccctccccggccccgACCCCGACCCCCGCCCACGGCAGCCCCGAGCTAGGCCGCCCACCAGCTGCCAGCGGCCTGGCCCCTGACATGTCCGACAAGGACAAATGTTCAGCCATCTTCCGCTCGGACAGCCTGGGGACGCAAGGCCGGCTGAGCCGCACGCTGCCAGCCAGCGCGGAGGAGCGCGACCGTCTGCTGCGCCGCATGGAGAGCATGCGCAAAGAGAAGCGCGTCTACAGCCGCTTCGAGGTCTTCTGCAAAAAGGAGGAGGCCGGGGGGCCAGGGGCCGGGGAGGGCCCGGCCGAGGAGGACACCAGGGACAGCAAGGTGGGCAAGTTCATGCCCAAGATCCTAGGTACATTCAAAAGCAAGAAGTGAGCCTCCTGGCCCACCAGCCCAGGTTGGGGCGCCTGCTCACTGCGACCTGGCCCTCAGCCAAAGCGGTTTGGAACCCGACTGAGCACAGCCAGAGAGCCCGGCTCAACTTGGGGCTCGCCCGGcggccagcctccctgcctcttgccccctggcctctccccctgAGGGCCCCAGCCCTCGCTGCCCCTGCCGTACCCCCCAACTCCACTTCTCTGTCTTAGTCTCTGAACCTTTGGCCTCCCCCTTCTTACACATCTGTCTCCACTGTCTCTTTGGGCTTCAGGTCCACTTTGGGTCACCTCAGGGACccatctttctgtgcctcagtcgCCCTTCTCTCAGGTCCTGGTATCTCAGGGCTTCTGTGTCTCAGGGTCCCCCTCTGTGCATGGCCTCCTGCCTGTGCTGCTTCACCGGCAGCCTCTCCACTGTCTCCCGGCTGCCACGTCCTCTCTCCAGACCTCCCACCTGCTCAGGGCCTGtttgcccccacctccctgtcaGGTCACTGAGAGGTCACTTcctgccctgctccttccctcacTGCCTCCTGGCACCTGTcttggtggaggaggtggggggagtgtgTGGCCACAGAGGACCCCTCTGTGGGGCGGCCCTCCTGAGGAGAGCTGGAAGAGACATGGCTGCCCCTGCAGCGAGGCTGTGGCCGTCACCTGGTGAGGAGCAAAAGCGCGGGGCCCCAGCCTCACTAAGGGTTCCTCGCAGGTGCCATCCCAGCCACACTCGAGAAAGGGGTGGGTGTGGTGCTCTTGttctgtgagggcaggggaggggtgcagCGGCACCTGAGGCCCAGCCCACAAATCCGAGGGGCCTCGGTGCCCCGTGAGGTGGGAGTGGTCCTTGCCCTGCAGGTGGCCAGCAGAGCCCAACCCCACGCTGGTCTGCGTCCTTTCCCTTGTCACCAACCCAAAAACTTGTCCAGGTCTCCCCACTTAGCCTTCTGGTATCTTTTTACCTCCAGACAGGGACGGTGATCTGGAGTGACATATCTTGGCACCAAATGCTTCTAAGTCCCCCACTGTAGGTGCTAGCATTGTTAAATTAGTGTTTgcactatttctttttaaatagtttttttggtttggttttttgtcttcttttgttttgttagtaTAAGAAACCCCAGTTGCTCAGGCTGGGAAAGGATCTAAGAAGCACAACTGCTGAGTGAGGCAGCAGTTCTGACTGGGCAGCCGGAAAAGGGAGGGTGGTGAGTGAGGGGACACGTGTGCTCCCTGGTGGCTCACAATCTGGTTACCAAAGTCACTGCCCAGGTAGGGGTGACAGCAGGGACTTTAGTTCAGATAGAAAAGGTGCCTGAGCAGCCAGGCAAGTGGAAGCGTTTGAGGGCCTTCCCATGCACTGTTGACCAGCCTGGTGCaaggcccctcccctggcccgGCCTGTTGCTAAGGGAGAGCCCTCGCGGGAGGAGGAGGTTCTGCCTGTGGAGAGGCCAGAGGTCCTCTTGTCTGCACCCTCTGCATCGTGCTCAGTAAGACATCTCTCAAATGTGATTCTGCACATTTGgtgttaataataaaacaatgcacGAGATTCCAACATGTTctcaaatacacatatataaaataatcagcCGGTTATGTATTGCAACCTTTAGCCTTAAGGAACTGCCCCGATTTCCCTGCAGACACCTCCACTCATCTCTGTGGGGAGAACTGAAGACCCTGCCCCACCGA is a window of Camelus ferus isolate YT-003-E chromosome 25, BCGSAC_Cfer_1.0, whole genome shotgun sequence DNA encoding:
- the FAM83H gene encoding LOW QUALITY PROTEIN: protein FAM83H (The sequence of the model RefSeq protein was modified relative to this genomic sequence to represent the inferred CDS: deleted 1 base in 1 codon), with protein sequence MSGKRSRARKPRARKAGRARQATGQQGPEAKPPPPATRGPGDQAGVAPVGHVTSSKLAPRGHPRVARPERPQVAKRPEQAAVLGSELALVPAAGMEGCGAEDLMPGLVPELLRLHEVQLCLAQEQLLLEDRRRQVQLQMQLWQEEQLWLQQLWQEEQAWVRVEGLELAMALEQLRSEGLEELQTQGQVPGPDMARRSQSSSQGDNPLAPGYLPPHYKEYYRLAVDALAEGGPEAYSRFLASEGAPAFLCPEELEHVSRHLRPPQHVAPEPPEGSPPNVDLDGSSGTYWPVNSDQAVPELDLGWPLTFGFQGTEVTTLVQPPPPDSPSIKDEARRMIRSAQQVVAVVMDMFTDVDLLGEVLEAAARRVPVYILLDEMNAQHFLDMADKCRVNLHHVDFLRVRTVAGPTYYCRTGKSFQGHVKEKFLLVDCAVVMSGSYSFMWSFEKIHRSLAHVFQGELVSSFDEEFRILFAQSEPLVPSAGALARMDAYALAPYAGAGPVMGGQVTGAPTPFSFPKRAHVLFPPPREEGLGFPSFLDPDRHFLSAFRREESPRMPGGALELHAGMRPLSRRLDTEAGPGGELSGPRGFLQARHLEMDAFKRHSYAAADGMGAVENFAAARQVSRQTFLSHGDDFRFQTSHFHRDQLYQQHYQWDPQLAPARPQGLFEKLRAGRPGFTDHDDFTLGAGPRFPEVSPDGHQRLDYVPSSASREVRHGSDPAFGPGPRGLEPGGAPRPNLGQRFPCQAATRLGPEIGPEAEPERRGGPEGRAGLRHWRLASYLSGCHGEDAGDEGLPAPMEAEAYEDDVLVSGGRVAAGDLLPSAFRSSGGDGPDREGLEEAGLTKQDSFRSRLNPLIQRSSRLRSSLIFSASQAEGTGGAAAATTEKVQLLHKEQAVSEMVGSSGEAVRSAASTKVAELLEKYKGPSRDPGGGGGGGGGVGASVTVASHSKAVMSQAWREEVSVPGGTGGERRSLESCLLDLRDSFTQRLHQEAERQPGAATLTATQLLDTLGRSGSGTDRLPSRFLSAQGHSTSLQGQDGPPPEGPGAHQAPHSEPKGSPTSAYLEQKGGPTPGFPTRRGSPTTAFTEQKGSPTSVYPERKDSPVPPVPERRGSPVPPVPERRCSPVPPVPERRGSLTLPLSGESPKTGPTEEAAGGPMEVLRKGSVRLRQLLSPKGERRTEDEGSFPAPQENGQPESPRRPSLGRVDSTEATTGDERGPRGRVASATANALYSSNLRDDTKAILEQISAHGQKHRGGPSPAPTPTPAHGSPELGRPPAASGLAPDMSDKDKCSAIFRSDSLGTQGRLSRTLPASAEERDRLLRRMESMRKEKRVYSRFEVFCKKEEAGGPGAGEGPAEEDTRDSKVGKFMPKILGTFKSKK